AGTTCATCTACTCCTGCCCTTCTTCTCAGTACATTAAGGTCATCGATGGCTTGCTGTTTGGCAGCCGGCGAGAGCAATACGGTAGCTTCGGCCCTGATCAGGTGGAGCTCTGAAAGCCGCATCACCATATAATACTGGAAAGGTTGACCTCTGGAATATTTGGCAGGATAAACTGAAGGACCTTCTGTTTTTGTCCAGTTCAGCTTTCTCTTGTCTCCGGGCTCGAATGCACCAATCAGGTTTTCGGCTATCCTGTAGGGATAGAGAAAACTGCCGGCATCCAGCAGTCGATAGGTGAAAACATACCCTTCTGGTGTGGCATTATTCAGCCCGGCAGCTTCTGAAGTTTGCAATTGAAAGATGGCTTCACCATTATTGGCGAGAAAGGTTTGTGTGAGATCGGTTTGCACAGCATACAGGCCTGATTGTGCAATCACATTTCCGGCACTGGTAATAGCATTCTGATATTCCCCGGTATACAAATAAACCCTGGCCAGTAATGCTTCAGCAAACCAGCTGTTTACCCTTGTTCTCTCGCCCTTGCTTACTGAATAATCTTTTGCCAGCATTGAGCGTGCGTTCACGAGATCCGTTTTGATCTGATCATATACTTTTGAAACCGGTGAACGGGATAGCGTCTGGCTCTTTTTAAAATCGGAAGTCAGCACGATCGGAATATCTCCAAAAAAATTCACGAGGTAGAAATGACAGAATGCACGAATAGCGAGGGCTTCACCTGTCAGTTGTTTACGTACACTATCGATCAATGAGGTTGATTCGGAGGCAGCGATCCCATCGATCACCGCGTTGGCATCGAAGATGGTTTGGTAAGCTGAATTCCAGATTGCTGTTGCTCTGTCAGCTGCTTTCAAATTTATTTTGTTATAGGAAGCCAGCAAATCATCAGCATAACCACCTGTAGCTGGCGCTCTCAATTCATCTGCGGAAAGACCGCCCATAATGGTACTTAGGCCCGAAGCAAATTGCGTAAAGGCAAGTCCCGTGAATTCGTTGTCAAGGTGGGCAATGCCATAGACCATTTTGCTGTACATACCTGCTATAGCCCACTCTGCCTGTTGATTATTGGCGAATATTTCTTCCGTGGTGATAGAGTCGATAGGTGCCGGGATATCAAGTAGTTTCTTACAACTGCTGAAACAAATGATAACAGCAACCAGGAAGATGGAGAGTATAGGTTTATGTTGCATGAGCTAAGGTTTTAGAATGAAAGGGAGAGTTGTGTGGTAATGACCCTGGGAATTGGTGTAGCTGCAAATCCGGAGAGTATGTCTGGTCCCAAACCCTTAAAAGCTGAAATGGTGAAAAGATTTTGGGTTGCAAAACTGATCGCCGCAGCTTTCATTTTGATCCTGCTGACCCATTTCTGAGGAAGCTGGCAGGATAGGAAAAGATTCTCCATCCGGACATAGGATCCGTTTACGTAATTGGCGTCCGAATCAGTTATTGGTCCAAGCGCTCCCGAGATTGTGTATCTTGGATATTTAACCTGATCTCCGGGTTGGGTCCAATGATTGTTTTTTATATCATCCGGTAAGGATATGTTTGTCATTCTTCCGACAACAGAACTCAGATACGGATCATCCCGGAGCCTGTTGACAAAGCTGAAACTTGTGCTCAGCTGGAGGAACTTAAACTTTACTCCCATATTAAATCCTCCTGAATATTTTTCATTCAGGTCAATGGAAATATATCGGTCGTCGAGCGGATTTGTAGGAATTCTGCTACCACCCACTGTGATCCTGCCATCTTTGTTGTAGTCTTCAAATGAATAGTTTCCTGTAGCCGGATTGACTCCAGTATATTTCAACAGGTATTTGGTGGTGATAGATTCGCCAGGATTGAGGATCCCTGCATAAGGGGAGTTCTCGATATTGGGAAAATCTAGCAGTATGTTACGCACCATGCCTACATTGAAACCGAGGCTGATCGACCAGTTTTTTGTTTGCAATGCATTGGCATTGATGCCAAGCTCGAATCCGGAATTCTGAACATTCGCCGGCCAGTTGGTCAGGGCGGTTGCAAAGCCCGTCATCTTTGGTAGTGGTGCATTGGTCAGTTGATTGGAAGTTCTGTTCCTGAGCCAGGTGAAATCGATGGTCAGATTATTGCCAAGCAATTGCATTGTCATTCCTATATCCCGACTTCTGGAGGAAGCCCATTGATATTGCTGGTTCAAAGGATTGATCACATGGAAAGCATTGATGCCATTGTAGGTAAGCAAAGGAGCTGAAGTGGTCTTCGTCACATTTCTCGACCATCTGGAAAGAAATTCATAATTGGGAATTCCATCTGAGCCTGTTTCTCCATAGCTCGCCCTGAATTTAAGCATATTGAACCAGGATGGCAGCAGTTTCCTTAACCATTTTTCATCAGAGGCGATCCATGACAGCCCGATAGCACCGAAGTTCCCGAACTGTTTCCCGGGACCAAATTTGGAAGAGCCGTCGCGCCTGCCTGTGAGATTGATCACATATTTATTATCCCAGGTATAATTGATCCCTCCCAATGCGGAAACATTTTTATACTGTTCACTATTTTCAATGGTATTTACAAAACTGGCATTGTTATGACTTTTCATCATATCATCATTGGGAAACATAGCTGCTGTAATGGTTTCTCCCATGGAGGTCATATGTTGCATATTCACGGCCAGCATCAATGAAAGATCGCCCTTGCCAATAAAAGTAGAATAGTTGAGCTTTGATTCTACGAACTTGTTCCTGGAGTTTGATTTGCCATAAACGGCACTTGATATGCCACCTGCCATCGGATCCTGTGATGCCAACGGTATTAGATACTTGTTATCATTTATGGAAAAGCCATATCCTCCACTTGCTGAAACATTCAGCCCCTTCATTAGTTCGTAACTCACGGAGGCATTGCTTTCCAAAAAAACGCTATTGCTGGAATTGGGTCTTTTGAGGTTCTCGAAAGGGTTGCGATTGCTTCCAAGTACCCTGTATCCATCAAAATTCAACTCTCCCTTTTGGTTGTAGATATCTGGCGAATTGGGTGCTAACGCGTTGATGCTGGCAATATTATAAACAATCACTTCCGAAAACCCCAGGGAATTGTTGATACTGAATTTGAACTTCTGATCTTTGCTCGCGCTGCTGAAACTTCCCGTTATAGAAATCATTTCATTTTTACCTCCGATATTCATGGGAGTTTTCATGGTATTAAAACCAGCGCTAAGCCTGTAATTGGACTGATTGGTTCCTCCGCCCACAGATGCGTTTATGGATGTTGTTGATCCGGTGCCAGCAAGTACACGCTGCCAGTCCGTGTATTTGTTAGCATCCCAGACCAAAAGGTCGGGTGCTTCAGATGGTGTTGGTAGAGCTCCATCATTCCGGTAAGCTTCCCTTCGGATAGCAAGGTATTCTGCAGTATTGAGCATTTTCGGAAAACGCTGCAATGTGGTCAGTCCATTTCTTATGCCAATCGAAAGTTCAGTTGGACCTACCTTTCCTTTTTTGGTGGTGATAAGTATAACGCCGTTGGCCCCGCGGGAACCGTAGATAGCTGTTGCATCCGCATCTTTCAGAATACTGATGCTTTCTATATCATTCGGGTTAATGCCGACCAATGGGTTTTCGCCTCCGAGAAGGCTATATCCTCCCTGTACTGCACCAGTGGAAACAGGAGAATTTTTTGTGATCACACTCACATTAAGGTTGTTTCTTGGAACGCCGTCGATTACATAAAGAGGATCGGTTAGTGCATTTTCATTGATATTGTTCCTTCCCCTGATGATCACTTTTACAGGAGCCGCAGGATTGCCGGAATAAGGCGTAACAATTACGCCAGGCACCCGTCCTTTTATCGCTTCCAACACTCCCATCACAGGTTGATTGGCAATATCTTCTCCTTTGATAACGCCAATACTGCCGGTTGATAATCGTCTGGTAGTTTTGCCGTATGCGATCACCTGGGCTTCATCCAGCAGACTCACCGCCTTCTTCATCACGAACACAAAACTGATGATGCCGGTACTTACATCAGCTGATCCCACCATACCACCACTGTATTTAGCAACAGTATATCCCGTTTCTGTTTTCTTGATGTTCACTTCCATCAGCTCATATCCGATCATCGAGATCGCCAGAACCGGATCTTCTTCATCAGTCTTCAATTGGAAAGATCCTTTACTGTCTGATATCGTACCACTGGACTTCCCTTTCAATCTTACCGAAGCACCGGCCAGCAGCTCACCTTCGGCAGTTCTGAGAATGCCGGTGATCAGCAAGGGTGGCTTTTCTGTACTCAGCATTTCGGAAAATGGCACCAACGGAGGCGATATGATCTTCGGGCTCAGGATGATCGTTTTCCCTTCGATCGTGTAATCGAGCGGCTGATTTCTGAAGACAGTATTGAGCAATTCCTTCAGGGGCATGCTGTACACCGTCAATGTTACCGGCTTCGTATGGGCCAGTATGCTTACATTGTAAAAAGCAACATAATCGGTTTGCTTCTCGATGGCGGCAAACACCTGTTGCAGCGTAAGGTCTTTACCAGACAGCGTTACCGTCTGTGCCTTGCTGTTAGCATGCACGTTTAATAATGCAGCAGTGAGTAGTAAGATAGTCAGTTTCAAAACTAGCAGTGTTTTGGTGATGGCTCCGTAGCCTCCTCTCCGAAACTGTTGCAGTGAACGGTCATAAACCTGCACGAACAATTTGGGCAAAGGAAACCTGGATCCGATCGCAATTTTTTGCATAAATTGTGATTGGTTTGGTTAACTTAAATTGGTTGCGATACCTTTTAAAAGATCAACTGAACTATACGCCGGAAACGCTTCGACCCGTTTCCGGTTTTGTTTTTATTGACCCCTTCAATTGTCCAGTGATAAGGTTGCCCGGGGACAAAAGTTTCCAGGCCGGCCCACAAAGAATGCAGGCCGTCAGGTTAATGACATATAAATTAGCGGGACAGGTTTAATTATTGGTGATGATCAGCTTCTTTCCTTCCAGTCTGAATTGCAGCTCAGACTTCTTCAGTGCGTTCAGTAATCCATTCAGGTCTACATCCT
This portion of the Pseudobacter ginsenosidimutans genome encodes:
- a CDS encoding SusC/RagA family TonB-linked outer membrane protein, with protein sequence MQKIAIGSRFPLPKLFVQVYDRSLQQFRRGGYGAITKTLLVLKLTILLLTAALLNVHANSKAQTVTLSGKDLTLQQVFAAIEKQTDYVAFYNVSILAHTKPVTLTVYSMPLKELLNTVFRNQPLDYTIEGKTIILSPKIISPPLVPFSEMLSTEKPPLLITGILRTAEGELLAGASVRLKGKSSGTISDSKGSFQLKTDEEDPVLAISMIGYELMEVNIKKTETGYTVAKYSGGMVGSADVSTGIISFVFVMKKAVSLLDEAQVIAYGKTTRRLSTGSIGVIKGEDIANQPVMGVLEAIKGRVPGVIVTPYSGNPAAPVKVIIRGRNNINENALTDPLYVIDGVPRNNLNVSVITKNSPVSTGAVQGGYSLLGGENPLVGINPNDIESISILKDADATAIYGSRGANGVILITTKKGKVGPTELSIGIRNGLTTLQRFPKMLNTAEYLAIRREAYRNDGALPTPSEAPDLLVWDANKYTDWQRVLAGTGSTTSINASVGGGTNQSNYRLSAGFNTMKTPMNIGGKNEMISITGSFSSASKDQKFKFSINNSLGFSEVIVYNIASINALAPNSPDIYNQKGELNFDGYRVLGSNRNPFENLKRPNSSNSVFLESNASVSYELMKGLNVSASGGYGFSINDNKYLIPLASQDPMAGGISSAVYGKSNSRNKFVESKLNYSTFIGKGDLSLMLAVNMQHMTSMGETITAAMFPNDDMMKSHNNASFVNTIENSEQYKNVSALGGINYTWDNKYVINLTGRRDGSSKFGPGKQFGNFGAIGLSWIASDEKWLRKLLPSWFNMLKFRASYGETGSDGIPNYEFLSRWSRNVTKTTSAPLLTYNGINAFHVINPLNQQYQWASSRSRDIGMTMQLLGNNLTIDFTWLRNRTSNQLTNAPLPKMTGFATALTNWPANVQNSGFELGINANALQTKNWSISLGFNVGMVRNILLDFPNIENSPYAGILNPGESITTKYLLKYTGVNPATGNYSFEDYNKDGRITVGGSRIPTNPLDDRYISIDLNEKYSGGFNMGVKFKFLQLSTSFSFVNRLRDDPYLSSVVGRMTNISLPDDIKNNHWTQPGDQVKYPRYTISGALGPITDSDANYVNGSYVRMENLFLSCQLPQKWVSRIKMKAAAISFATQNLFTISAFKGLGPDILSGFAATPIPRVITTQLSLSF
- a CDS encoding RagB/SusD family nutrient uptake outer membrane protein, with translation MQHKPILSIFLVAVIICFSSCKKLLDIPAPIDSITTEEIFANNQQAEWAIAGMYSKMVYGIAHLDNEFTGLAFTQFASGLSTIMGGLSADELRAPATGGYADDLLASYNKINLKAADRATAIWNSAYQTIFDANAVIDGIAASESTSLIDSVRKQLTGEALAIRAFCHFYLVNFFGDIPIVLTSDFKKSQTLSRSPVSKVYDQIKTDLVNARSMLAKDYSVSKGERTRVNSWFAEALLARVYLYTGEYQNAITSAGNVIAQSGLYAVQTDLTQTFLANNGEAIFQLQTSEAAGLNNATPEGYVFTYRLLDAGSFLYPYRIAENLIGAFEPGDKRKLNWTKTEGPSVYPAKYSRGQPFQYYMVMRLSELHLIRAEATVLLSPAAKQQAIDDLNVLRRRAGVDELDNQLTAAQVSEAIAHERQVELFLEWGHRWFDLKRTGKAESVLSAISYKQPWLGNYQLVYPLPPFDLENNSFLVQNPQYESR